Sequence from the Sciurus carolinensis chromosome 1, mSciCar1.2, whole genome shotgun sequence genome:
CatgtactctaccattgaacaATGCCCCCCATCCCATCTCTGATCTTTTAGGACCTTCTAATTTTCACTCAGATGCTTCTGTTTGTCATTATGAAAGACATTCACAGTTTTATCTCTTTGATCATTGTCTCTGACAACCAGATTCAGAGGAGGGATGATGGTAGTTTTCTTGTGTGTTTAAGTCTGATCTAATGAGCCATGATCTGTGCAGAAGAGCGGCTGACATTTGTTGGGGAGGATGACATCGAGATAGAGATGCGGGTTCCCCAAGAGGCTGTGAAGCTCATCATTGGCCGGCAAGGAGCCAATATTAAACAGGTAAGTGTGCAAGCAGGCAAACAGCTTTCCCAGCAGTGTTTCTATTTATTgacttctcatttccttcctctaACCCTGTATCACAAAACGCACGCTATGATGAAGTACAGAAACTTTTTAACTATGCTATTTTTCCTTCCAGAGATGAGTACTTCTCCCTAGAGAATGGATGATTTAGCATAAAATAGGGGTTTTTAAGATGATTCTCAACTGTTACACATTGAACTAGTTTTTTCTGGAATTAATGAACTCTCATTTTTGCCTAGTTTTTCTTATCACCCTCCATTGTTCAGTTGAAAtgtcaagaaaacaaaatctttaattCTCTAATCAAGATGAAACTGGTGGGGGATGGATTGTAAGCATAGAGAGAAATGGTTGTGAATCAACTGCTACTTGTAATTACTTGGTCATGAATCTCCTTCCTTAAGCAAAAGTCAGTGAAGACTAATTATAGCATTCTGATTTAGCTGATGGTTTTGGTCAATTCCATCTACCTCAAGGGTTTGATTTAGAGTGTCCTTATCTGGGCCCAAATGGGAGCTCTTCCAGAATGAACTGCCATGTCTCCTTCTCTTTACAGCTGCGGAAACAGACAGGTGCTCGGATTGATGTGGACACAGAGGATGTAGGCGATGAGCGAGTGCTGCTTATCAGTGGTTTTCCTGTACAGGTGTGCAAGGCCAAGGCAGCAATCCATCAGATCCTGACAGAGAATACCCCAGTGTCTGAGCAGCTCTCAGTCCCCCAGAGATCTGTGGGCAGAATCATAGGTACCACTGGACAGTTTCCTCTGctgtttcctttattctttacTTTTGCCTTTCTTTCATATCTTCCCAAGGATTCTCCAGGCTACTCCTCCTTCAccttactgaaagaaaaaaaaaaaaaaatggaaattaaatccAGAGCTTTACTTTCTTATAGAAACAAAACCCATTACCTCAAGAAGTTGTGTGATCTGAACCTTACAAATAGGTTCCAGAAGGGTTCTGGTAAATGTAGTTACTTCATAATACGTTTTGAGGGAAGCTAGAGCTACTCATGCTGTCCCAAGTCATTCAAGACAGTGCTTTATATGGCACTTGTAATGCTTTCCCCTGGATCATTTCTTTAATGCTGCTGTTTGAGGAAAAAAACTGTCCTGTCCTCATTCAGGGTTCTGATACGATGTCATCTTAGGAGATGGTAATGTAAAGAATATATAGCCTTGCTGAGTagccaaaaaatgaaaatggtatgAAGTTAGCCTACCCAAAGTATGGAGTTTAAATAAAATGGGTAAATCAGAGTCCTGTATTCTCTTCCTACGGTAATGACTTGAAGAACTCATGATTGCCATGCACCATCTTGCATTCTGTtcagtttgaaaatgagaatcGACTCCCTTCTCATAGTATTTacaaaatattgatttaataGTTAAGGTCAgacacatttttatgtattattcaaTGTAGGGAGAGGCGGCGAGACAATTCGTTCTATCTGTAAGGCCTCTGGAGCCAAAATTACCTGTGACAAAGAATCAGAGGGGACTTTACTGTTATCAAGACTTATAAAAATCTCAGGAACACAGAAGGAAGTGGCAGCAGCCAAGGCAAGTAGTTGATAGACTTGGATTATTCCTAAGAGTGAGAACAACCCATTATAAATTCCATCCTGGATCAACATTTTGCTGCATATATATCATCCCTTCTCTTATTTTCCACAGCATTTGATACTGGAGAAAGTTTCAGAAGATGAAGAACTTCGAAAGAGAATTGCGCATTCTGCAGAAACCAGAGTCCCACGCAAGCAGCCAATCAGTGTGAGAAGAGAGGAAGTGACAGAACCCGGTGGAGCTGGAGAACCAACTTTATGGAAAAACAACAGTTCTAGCATGGGGCAGGCTACACCCCTGGCAGTTTCTCCTTGCAAAGGAAGTGGTGACATGGCTATTGTAGGACCAAAAGATGGTTCCAAGGAGAAACCTAATGATGACAGCTTTCAGAAGTCTAGAGCCCAGACCAGTCCTGAGATGTCCATGTTTGAAAGTATGTAACAAGGAACATATGAAGGACAGGAATACTGGCTTAACCGAACCAAAATAGgaagcaataaaaaaatcaattggtGTGACTGTATTTATAAGTCTATCATCAtagattaatgttctattttacttaatactaaacattaatatttttctgaatatgaGCTATCTGGTGAAGGAAAATGATATAGGAATATGCTAACACAGGAAACTAGTCTATGAACAATACATCAAATAATTGAATTTACATTATATTCTTTCTCCAGACATACtttttaaatggtaaattctcagcccaatttttctctttttattacttATCTCATTGTTGGTTCTAAAAACCATCACTCTTCAAGAAGAACAAAAAGGCCAATAACTTTCTCTTCTATCCAAAGGTGCTAACATGGGCAGGAAAGACAAGGACCTTCAAGAGGCTCCTTGGCTTGTCCAAAGCCACAGTGATAATCCGGAATGGGATCTAGAACTAGCAGAATAGCTGTCCATGTACCTGATCCTTCTGCAGCTAGCAAATAGAAGAGTTACCTCTATTGTAATTGGTGACTGATTTGAATACATGACGCATAACAAAGAATGTAAACTTATTACTCACTTACATAGAAAGTTACAAAAAATAACTAAGTACCTTTCTTCCATGGTCCctccagccatttttaaaatggttaacaGCCTTTTGGTATTTGTATATCATTCCCCTGATGCATTCTCCCCTCTTTCAACCAGAGATGGTTCTGATATAGTCACAGTCCTTATcactgtgttcagtccccagtcctgACTTCAGTTTTCATGCTGATGAGTACTTAGAAGTCTACGTCTCTGCTTCTGAACACCCTAACCACTTCTGGATCCAAATCATTGGCTCCCGCAGCCTGCAATTAGATAAGCTTGTGAGCGAGATGACCCAGCACTATGAGAATACTCTGGTAAGTCACCTTAGGGACAGGACAGTGCTGGGGCATATCTTTTTCATTGtcatatattttcttcctctgggacaacattattctttcttccttctgttatTCCCTGCCACTTCATAACTCTCCCTCCTCCTTAACTCTTCATCCCCATGTATAGCCTGAAGACTTGACTGTGCATGTAGGAGATATTGTAGCAGCACCTTTATCTACAAATGGTTCCTGGTATCGAGCCAGGGTCCTTGGCACCTTGGAGAATGGGAATTTGGACCTCTACTTTGTTGACTTTGGAGATAATGGAGATTGCCCACTGAAGGATCTCAGGGCTCTCAGGTCAGTGTGGAGTCCCAGGTGGAGTCAGCTATGCTCAGGTCAGTGTGGAGTCAGCTATGGCCATAGAGTGGTAACACCAGGGCAATTTGGAAGGGAACCTGTTTATAAAGAACAGGTGAGTAACTTCTGGCTCTAGATTAGTTGGTTTTGTCTCAAAGCAAGGAATATAAATTGTCTCTTCTAGCCTTTGGattctaatttgaatttctttcactTTAGAAGTGACTTCCTAAGCCTTCCATTTCAAGCAATAGAATGTAGTCTGGCACGGATTGCCCCGTCAGGTAAATCAGTCATGCCACCTATTGACCTTGCCTTCAAATAGAATAACATTCATATAGCACATGGGAGGTACCTTTTCCTTACTAACTCTAGAAAGCAACAGCCAGAAACTTGCTCAACTTTCAGAACTGAACCCccccagagaagaaaataaatgccttCCTGGATAGTGAGGGGTGGTTCCAACTTCCCTCCAGAGTATAATCGCCACCCTGACAGCACTGACCCCTTCCAAGGCACCCCTATTTGAAATTTCCCACCAGGTGAACAATGGGAAGAGGAAGCTTTGGATGAGTTTGACAGACTGACTCACTGTGCTGATTGGAAACCCCTAGTGGCCAAAATCTCTAGCTATGTCCAGACTGGGATCTCAACTTGGCCAAAGATCTATTTATATGACACAAGCAATGGGAAGGTAAGAGCAGGATTCATGTTCTACTTACGTTGTCATGTGGATTTTCatagcttctttctttctttcccagaaaTCCTTACCTGATATTCCTACTTCGTTAGATCCTGTGCACCATCTCATCAAAGGAATATCTTTAAAGTACTGATCCCAtctcttctgcttcctcagatTTGCCCCTTAAAAAGAACatcatttccttttcactttttctcttagAAACTTGATATTGGGTTAGAATTAGTTCGTAAAGGATATGCAGTTGAGCTTCCTGAAGATGTGGAAGAAAACAGAGCTGTCCCCGACATGTTAAAGGATGTGGTAAGTGAGCCATTGTAGTCATTTGAGTGCTTCTTCCGGGAAAACATTCTAGTTATGACGTTTTATTAACTTTCAGTGAACTGAAGCCTATGCTGCCCTGGGAACCTTTAGATTGCTTCATTTTCAAACTACTTGGAAAATGTTGATCAAAGGAAGCATTGTGTTTCTCTTGGCAGCCAAATTCAACTGCCTTAACCAGATTCTATGAACAGAATGATAGGATAGCTTCTTTTTTCCTACCAACCAAGATGttgttcctttttcttgttttcatgtcCTCAGGCCACAGAAACAGATACCTCTCTTGCCAGCCTGCTCACTGAATCCAAAAAGAGTCCTGGAGAGATGGCACATACCCTGTCCTGCCTTAGCTTATCAGGTACAAACAGAATTACCCACCTAGAGCATCTTCGTAGGTTACCTTTTCTCAGCCTCTCCAGACTAGTGAGGTTAAAGCTAGGTTCCTAGATCACTGAGCACCAAGAACCCATTTTTCTCCTGTGCCTGACAGTGCCTGCTAGAATAGGGCAAGGTCTAACTTTCTCATTTCTCCTTGTTAGAAGCTGCCTCTATGTCTGGTGATGATAACCTTGAAGATGACTACCTACTCTGAAGTCTGGGCTTCCATTGGCTCAGCCATCTGCTTTGCTGTGTGAGTGGAGCTATCATCTCTCTGTAGCAACAGGGAAGTAATGAGGGTGACTGCAGGGGccttgctttattttctcttccctatgcCCTACCTTCATATATTTCTCCTCAGTTGCTTTCCTGCAGCTTAACTTGCTCTCAGATTGAGCCCTTTCaagctttttgtctctgtgtttgtGTCTTTGGCAGGATTTTGCACAGGATTTGGTGCCTGGAGAGAGAAGTCTATGATAAAGATATCCATGCAGTCCTTTATTACACACACAATCTGGCTTGCTGTGGACCAAATCCATTTTCTCCTTCCATTGAATTACTGGAAGAATGCAGAGCAGTGGGAGACAAGTACATCACCCCATCTCACCACCTTCTCCATCCTTCCCCTGTCTTTCAGTGTTTGGATGCTGTGTCCTCTGCCAGTCATAATGCACATCACTGCTAGACTGTGTCCTTTTTCTGGCTGGGAAACAGCCAGAGTTTGGTCATTGGAAATGATGATTCTGCAGACCTGTGACTCACCTCATCAGGTGACTCTGGTTAAGGGAAGTGTTTGAACAGGGAACTCAAAGACTGTAGTTGAAATCAGGAGGCAAAGGCAAAAATCaacataaatgtattaaaaatctttaggaggtgggaagAGAATACCACCTGTCAGAGTCAATTGCTAATGTGTTGTTGGAGACTGGTTTTGGGAACAATGCTCCAGCTATTTCTTTGTGAACTTCAGTTAAAATACAAGTAGAAAAGGAGAAATGTGACTCAGGAAATATTCTACAATTGCTAGTATAGTACttatatgtgcacatacacacctTGAGAAAGAACACACATGTATAgttctgtttaaatcatttgGGGGTTTCTTTGCTTAATAAAGTTCTCAAGAAAATTACCCAGAAACCAAATGCTCATTAAATCGCAAAGTGGAAGCAGGCCTATGGATAAAATATCTTCTGAGTCTAAATCTGGTGAGAATTTTCAACCACTTCATATCACAGGCACCATCTATGAAACAAGTGACCCTTAATGTTACCGGAACTAATCAATCATTCATTAAAAACCATACCAATTTAGGTTTAGGCTATTAAATAAGAACCCCTCCTAAACTATTGGAAATAAAAGGCCTGGATTAGGATTTTAGAATCCTGGATTCCAAGAATAGGTCTCCACTATAAACTTATTTTAAGACTTAAGTAGCTTTTTTTCTCATTAGCATATGTCCATTTCTGACAGTATTGAGGCTTCAGTGAGAATCATGAAGGTActtaaaagtaaatacaaatgTAGCTGAGCGTGgtggcacatctgtaatcccagtaactcaagaggctaaggcaaaagaatcccaaattcaaggccagcctcagcaacttaggccctaagcaacttatcaagaccctgtctcaaaaagggctggggatgtagctcagtggtaaagcaccataTTTAATCCTAGTACCAAATTTGggcgtgtgtgtgttgtgtgtgcgcgcgcatgtgCATAAGAGAAAGTGTAATGTGGGTGATAAGAATAATGGGCAATGAAATgaacctttttttctttgaggacaaggcaaagcaaacaaacaaaattggcaCATAAGGATGCCTTATGGCAGGCCCTTTTTTAAATCTAGGGATAAGTTGGGTATCTCTGCATACTGCTTGGCAACTGTATTTTCCCACAaccataattttcaaatttttagaaaactcaGTAGCAATTAGCAGAAAAGTTCCAGTAAAGGAATGGCTTTAAATAGATCTTACAGTCTTGGAGGAATCCAGGAGGGTTTCTGTTGGACATTCCAGGCACTGACTGCAGTGAACTATTTGAAGTGTGCTCAGCTCTAGAATTGGAACTACCTTTTAAGGGAATCATAAGGCCATTTAGACCCGTTTCCTCACTTCCTGAGGGTCTTTACTTTCATGAACAGAGGTCGCTGATACAAATTATTCATAAGACTTCCTACTTTGGAAAATCAGTATCTCATTTTTACCTGAAGTTCATTACTAGGTATAAAATCTCTTCCTTTAATGTGATCTTCATGTCTTGTCAGTTAATATCCCTTCCTCTGGGTTCCTTATCATTCTCATTCTTCCAATACAACCCAATATTTGCTGTCTGGAATGCCCTCTTTTCTCTGCTATCGCTTACTTATTGAGATCTTCCCTTTGGGCCAAAGCCATTTTGGGTTAACTTTTtgatcttcagttttctcatttgcaaaatgagaatcaaaaccaCCTTCATATAATTTAAGATTAAATGTAATGTTTATAAAGTGTTTAACACTATCATGGCCCCATGGGCCAAAGCCAGGAGGCCCATGTACCTTCTCAGTTCCCCCCACAATTTGGACTGAAATTTGTGGATAAAAGCATCCTAATGAGGCTTATCCTTTCTGAACTCCCTAGTTGATTGGTCTTTGCCATTTCCAGGTAACTCAGTAAATAGAATAAGGAAGTGGTTTTGGGGTtaggggaaaataaaaggaacCTAAAATTCTTGAGTCCCTTCCCTCTCTGGCTTGGGTCCCTCAGTCATTGTCCTATAGTGAATTCAACTCAGATTCATGTTCCACTCCAGTCATCCGTACAACTCGCAAGGAAAAGCAAACACTTGATGATTGCACTACCCTTTATTCCTAGAATGGAGGTGCCCTGAATCACCTGGGCTCAAGTCCCATGTGTCAAGGCTTCTAGCCCCTCACAGAGTTGGAATAAGCATGTTTAGGGAGGCTCGCTAGGCAGGTGGCGAAGGTCCCTTTCAAGGGGATACACCATGAAGATGACATTGccccagggagggagggcagggtgaTCTGGTCTGACCACTTCAAAGCCCATGTAGCTGAAGGCACGTAGCAGAGCACCTGTGAATGACAAAACAAATGGTTAGAACACTCTTAGAAGCTCAAGCCGTGTATTCCCTCAGATTTGGTTTCTTTGGCTAAGGAGTGGCCTCTGAGAAGCTGTGTAGTACAGACTTTTTGGGTGTGTTTGAAATGAAATAGACCTAGGCTATAACCCTGGCTTTAACACTTGCTTAGCTTGTAACATTCTGGGTTAACCCTTtgatcttcagttttctcatttgtaaagtgagAATCATTCCCCTTCAtagaatttaaatgtttttgaagtGTTTAACATAATGATGGCACAGTAAACTCTGAAGTGATATGTTTGTGAAGAATGGTTGATGACCAGCTTTTTGTATGAACTACTCAAGGGAAAAGGTTATAGTTTCTATAGCATGTGCTCCTGTGTCCTGGCCTTGTCCCTCAACCCCTTCACACTGTAGGTGCTTGATACACTTGAGATCCTTTCTGATTATATCCCTTGATCCCTTGAATAGTTTTGTGCAATTTTACCAGTGCTCCCTTAGTCTAGCCTCTGACACAACCTGCAGGGGCTTCCTAATAGTTCAGTTGTAACTTGACTGAACAGAATGCCTCGTGCCTTCACTACTTTAGTGGAGAGAAGAAAATCCCTAAAATGCCACAgggtactttttttctttttttcttttctttttttttttttaagagtaggGGGAAGAGGGACTGAGGGACTCCTACAAAGGAAAGGAGTTCTCAAGCTTCCTGAACACAAAGGATGAAAGACAGCAGATCCCCACCTCTGTCCTTCCGATCATTTTGGAAGTTCACAAACACAGAGTCTACGTTGGTTTTCTCTTCCACGTACTCCAGTGTTGCCGTCAAACTAGAGGTAGGAGAAAAACAGTTAATGACATGCTCAGCCAGTTCAATTTAGAAAGACACCTAGCTGGAGCAGAAGAAAATATTGGTCAGTTTCTGCTCTCCACCCATCCAAACCATGAAGCATAAGCTGCTACACTAGTTTTGGTAGCTTTTTCTCTGAAGCTGAGGGGTTGCACACAACTGATCTGAGGTGTAAGCCATAAAGGGGGTCTAGGAAGAAGGGACTATTAACTAGCTCAAGATACTTCCTTTTATTCAATGATTTCTGGATCCCCACTTCTgtttttgaatcttgagtccagCAACTTCCCATAAAATGTTACCCCTTATACCCCAGATCCTGGCTCAGCTCAAAGGCTAGTCTCCATGCCTCCTGAGTGGTTTGTATCCAGGTCCACTTACTGATTGTGACATAATAGAAGGGTGACattccccaccccttcctccctaCTCACTCGTCCCAATTCAGTCACCTTTCCCTATTTCCTTGATCCAAGGTCCTAAATGGGATATCCAGGAAGAGTCGGTGGTCACAAAGAAGGCCGTGCCAATGGGTGGAGGTCTGGGGGGTGAGGCGGAAGTGGAAGTCTAACTGTACTGGATCCTGATGGAGCAGGGGGTCAGTAGTCAGCACTGTCAGATTCCCAGCctggaaaaggaataaaaatgaaagtaatagtCCCCTGCTTCTGTGTTCATATAGTTCTCAAATCAATTCTCAGACAGATTTGGGTACATCTGTGAAAGCAAGGAGGGGGAAGATAGTGGAGCCAATGTCTTAAAGATTCAATCTGTCCCTTAATCCTAGGAACTAACAGCTACCCTTGTTACTGAACTCTACTTGATATCAGTCTGGCTCACTGTTCAAACTAAGCTTTATTATCTATTTCCTTTCCCACCCCCTCctcttccatatttttattatagggATTTTCTCTCAattcccttttcttattttaaatgcagAGGTTACAAGTAGACATATTGCTGCAATACAATACCAGAGCAAATGTTGGGGTTCTAGACTGTAGATCAGCTTAGCATCTAAATAGCTTTATGTCCCAGAAATCCTAATACAGTCC
This genomic interval carries:
- the Tdrkh gene encoding tudor and KH domain-containing protein, which produces MSTERTSWTNMSTIQKIALGLGIPASATVAYILYRRYRESREERLTFVGEDDIEIEMRVPQEAVKLIIGRQGANIKQLRKQTGARIDVDTEDVGDERVLLISGFPVQVCKAKAAIHQILTENTPVSEQLSVPQRSVGRIIGRGGETIRSICKASGAKITCDKESEGTLLLSRLIKISGTQKEVAAAKHLILEKVSEDEELRKRIAHSAETRVPRKQPISVRREEVTEPGGAGEPTLWKNNSSSMGQATPLAVSPCKGSGDMAIVGPKDGSKEKPNDDSFQKSRAQTSPEMSMFEIPSPDFSFHADEYLEVYVSASEHPNHFWIQIIGSRSLQLDKLVSEMTQHYENTLPEDLTVHVGDIVAAPLSTNGSWYRARVLGTLENGNLDLYFVDFGDNGDCPLKDLRALRSDFLSLPFQAIECSLARIAPSGEQWEEEALDEFDRLTHCADWKPLVAKISSYVQTGISTWPKIYLYDTSNGKKLDIGLELVRKGYAVELPEDVEENRAVPDMLKDVATETDTSLASLLTESKKSPGEMAHTLSCLSLSEAASMSGDDNLEDDYLL